One window from the genome of Epinephelus moara isolate mb chromosome 21, YSFRI_EMoa_1.0, whole genome shotgun sequence encodes:
- the LOC126383102 gene encoding uncharacterized protein LOC126383102 — MGNTHWRAEDAAHIASIARDICPFPNYSPSPLFTDMLSINSSFHLRSHYMAVQSSLTPVQLEDFTQNLRTTFGREGKITLGGVGVVALSLAVLFDTLARQARGEWVPDSGPIPGLFVKDPRGYYPPYIYTASEYLRLVPHIANNPTRMMKETERYLWRLKADDQSLDKLGENHTLRLNEDITALNVILGRAFAFSLKLHLLRFKNITNDELRFDDRILPDDMIFNLNCDPEAADKEFLAEVQKSDNHTQEAFKRCKPDSDIPTTWLQHFAHLVWLDAIYVPLYGNIHKHASLIAQREDFDLKADALRKWVE; from the exons ATGGGGAACACACACTGGCGTGCTGAGGACGCAGCCCACATTGCCTCTATTGCTCGAGACATCTGCCCTTTTCCGAACTACAGCCCCAGTCCTCTTTTCACAGACATGCTCTCCATCAACTCATCCTTTCACCTGAGGAGTCACTACATGGCAGTGCAGTCCTCCCTGACCCCCGTGCAGCTGGAGGACTTCACCCAGAACCTGAGGACCACTTTTGGCAGGGAGGGCAAAATCACTCTCGGTGGGGTGGGGGTAGTGGCCTTGTCCCTGGCTGTGCTGTTTGACACCCTTGCCAGACAGGCCAGAGGAGAGTGGGTGCCAGACTCAGGGCCGATTCCTGGTTTATTTGTCAAAGACCCAAGAGGCTACTACCCACCGTACATCTACACGGCCAGTGAGTACCTGAGGCTGGTGCCCCACATTGCAAACAACCCCACCAGGATGatgaaggagacagagag GTACCTCTGGCGGTTAAAAGCTGATGACCAATCTTTGGACAAACTGGGAGAAAACCACACATTACGGCTAAATGAAGACATCACAGCACTCAATGTGATTCTGGGACGCGCTTTTGCATTCAGTTTGAAGCTTCACCTCCTCCGATTCAAAAACATCACAAATGATGAACTTCGTTTCGATGACAGAATATTACCAGATGATATGATCTTTAATCTCAACTGTGACCCAGAGGCTGCTGACAAAGAATTTTTGGCTGAAGTGCAAAAATCTGACAACCACACCCAAGAAGCTTTTAAAAGATGCAAGCCAGACAGTGATATACCAACTACATGGCTGCAGCATTTTGCCCATCTAGTATGGCTAGATGCCATCTACGTCCCCTTGTATGGAAACATACATAAACATGCTTCATTGATTGCACAAAGAGAAGATTTTGACCTGAAGGCCGATGCACTCAGAAAATGGGTTGAGTAG